The genomic stretch ttggtttcgatcgggcttaatcgggcttgaagacttttaaaggcTACAccatgtccgcccatttaactaatcgggcttagttattgagggcatggtacactttatattcagtcggtcggtctcgggctataatcggactaccttaatcgggctttagtcgggccttaaccgggctacggacatgtttaatgttaaactggttttaaccggtttttaaacggaccctctttaaaatgtgctattatattccggcccactcatacaagcccaaaaaaatgacaataaatcaataaataataccaaatataaccattatttaaaatgtgaacatgtctttactttttagtttttattctttaatttggggggtaaaataggtatcttacaatcattaaagggtcgggccaagtcggtgcacaataggccggtctcagtcgggcgttattcggtcgatCTCGGTCGAGcgccgacggtccaagtagcaaaactgagaccgaccatttataaacaggtcgggctcaagcccgacacgtttaaaaAACGGTCCAGGCTGGGCCgctctataaacggtcggtcccgatcggtttagtcgggtcgggccacgaattgacacccctactccattatttttaagggcaaaatggtatttagaaaaaaaaaaaaaaaacgctgaTATCAGCATTCTTAGTATATTCTGTAACACTAGCTGACGGAaaggggtctaagtctaattttgTAAAATagagggggtggcgttgtaaattacccataatTTAAAAGAGACTCAGTCTTTACTTTTTCCTTCTGCcttttggaaaaagaaaaaaaaaattacaagactaatttttttattttgctccctttgttttttccattttcaattttcacttaaattttgttgttcccaaccccaagaaaaaaaaatggaaaatgttatccaaaaccaaaatcactGATCAAGATTACACATGGCTGGACGAGTAATACACCACAAGGGCTGCAATGGTTCAGCTCCAATCCCTCTAGAGACCATCCGATAACGCCACTCATTCAACCTATTaattgcctctgcattcctcttcttccctgtcACATCTCTATTTCCAGACCACATAGTTTCAGCCAAAGCAGAAGCTCTAGGCCATATCTTTGCATCCAACACAGTAGAATCAGCTTGTTCTGACCAAAGTGCAACCTCTCCTCCTAAAACCAACTTAGCCTGTGTCTCATTCAATCCATAAGTTATATCATAATCATATACCCTTTGCCAAGTCTTAAATGGATCACACCATGAACCACCATTACCACCAGCATAGTTAAAAGGTTGTCTTGGAAGATCTCCCACTTGAAGATCATATCTACTATCATTCCCCAGCCACCCACCATGGCCACAATCCAAGTAGTAGAAATCAGCCGACGACACAATCACTCGGTACCCGGCGGAGACAAGACGGTGAGTATTGTTTGGGCCATTGTTCCATGTCTGCAAAATAACTTTCTCTGTAGGAAGAACTGAGGCACTTACATTCACAGTAGCATCTAACAAGACATCTTCCCAATACACTACAGTGCGATTTAGAGAAGAAATGTAAGGAAGGGTTGAATTTATGAAGGTTTGTAGAAGTTGGTTAAGGTTTCCACCTTGGGATAAGTAGTTTTGGATGGATGGGTCAGCTTTCCAACACCCAGGGACTATTtcatctcctcctccatgaTAGAAAGGTTCTGGGAATAAAGCTGCAACATCATGGATAACATTCTTAAGGACTTGGTAGGTCTTGGGGTTTAAAGGGTTAAGCTGGCCAGTTCCTGGTTCGGATGCGAGACGATCGGCATATGCAGTGCCCGGCGGAGACCAGAACATGTTTGCACAAGTTACAATCTCTGGATAAGCTTCAGCCCATGATCCAGTATGCCCTGCAGTCCATATAATTCAATACCATATTATTACTAGCTACTACTATTAGTTATATTGGAAGAGAAGTTAATTGAAATGAGAGAACCTTTTTAAGGGCTTTCCCAAGATGCAAGAGTGGGAAATAACATGAATGAGGCG from Macadamia integrifolia cultivar HAES 741 chromosome 14, SCU_Mint_v3, whole genome shotgun sequence encodes the following:
- the LOC122060779 gene encoding beta-hexosaminidase 2-like; its protein translation is MKGLQADRDSELGYDLPEKWRTRAEFGVDSSLIGALQRSAADRLRSRVRLQFTNIWTAGHTGSWAEAYPEIVTCANMFWSPPGTAYADRLASEPGTGQLNPLNPKTYQVLKNVIHDVAALFPEPFYHGGGDEIVPGCWKADPSIQNYLSQGGNLNQLLQTFINSTLPYISSLNRTVVYWEDVLLDATVNVSASVLPTEKVILQTWNNGPNNTHRLVSAGYRVIVSSADFYYLDCGHGGWLGNDSRYDLQVGDLPRQPFNYAGGNGGSWCDPFKTWQRVYDYDITYGLNETQAKLVLGGEVALWSEQADSTVLDAKIWPRASALAETMWSGNRDVTGKKRNAEAINRLNEWRYRMVSRGIGAEPLQPLWCITRPAMCNLDQ